A region from the Citrobacter telavivensis genome encodes:
- the arsR gene encoding As(III)-sensing metalloregulatory transcriptional repressor ArsR, protein MPQLSSIQLFKNLSDETRLGIVLLLREMGELCVCDLCTALEQSQPKISRHLAMLRESGLLLDRKQGKWVHYRLSPHIPSWAAQVIEQGWLSQQDDVQAIARKLASANCSGSGKAVCI, encoded by the coding sequence ATGCCGCAATTATCATCAATACAACTCTTCAAAAACCTCTCCGATGAAACTCGTCTGGGCATCGTGTTGCTGCTCAGGGAGATGGGGGAACTGTGCGTGTGCGATCTCTGCACGGCGCTGGAACAGTCCCAGCCCAAGATCTCCCGGCACCTGGCAATGCTTCGGGAAAGTGGATTATTGCTGGATCGCAAGCAGGGTAAATGGGTTCATTACCGCTTATCACCGCATATTCCTTCCTGGGCTGCGCAGGTGATTGAGCAGGGCTGGCTAAGCCAACAGGACGACGTGCAGGCCATCGCCCGTAAGCTGGCATCGGCTA